From Actinomyces procaprae:
GCCGGTACTCAAGCAGCGGGTACTGGATCGGGTGGTGCTGTCATCCTTCGGGGAGCAGGACTCGACCCTGGAAGGCTATATCCGCCCGCACTGGCCCGGCCTGGAGCACCGCGAGGTCGCCACCCTCACCTGGGGGTACACCACCCGGGACGTGCTGCTCCCCGCCGACCTCGAACTCGTCGGTGCGCAGTGGACGCGCGAGCACGTCAGTGCCCGGGGCCCGCTGGGGGCCGCCTACCGGGTGTGGGGCGACGGGCGGCGCATGGCCGCCGACTTCGACCCCGAGGACTACTTCGGCCAGACCGGCAAGACCGAGGCGCAGCTGCGCGAGGAGGGCTATCAGGTGTGGATCCCGGTGCAGGAGCCCGGCGCCTTCATCTCCGAGGGCGACACCTCCAACTTCACCCTGCTGATCCCCAACGGCCTGCACTCCTGGGAGGACGCCACCTTCGGCGGCTGGGGCGGCCGCCAGGTCCCCCACCCTCAGCTTCCCGACACGCTCACCTCGGATATGCGTTTCGACCTGCCGGGCCTGCCGCAGCCCGACTACCCCCAGCAGGTGGTCGACCGCGCCGCCGACGGCACCACCCCGCCCGAGTACCACATGACCCGCTGGTGGCGGGCCCTGCAGCACGAGTTCGCCGCCCGCCTGGCCTGGTCGGTGACGCCCCGCTACGAGGACGCCAACCACCCGCCGGCCGTCGTCGTCGAGCACCCCGACGGCGGCAGCGGGCTGGTGCGGCACGTGCGCCCCGGCGAGGTGGTCACCCTGACCGCCACGGCCACCGACCCCGACGGCGATCACGTGCTGCTGCGCTGGTGGGCCTACCCCGAGGCCGGGCCCAACCCGTGCCCGACGCCGCCGCGCATCCGGGACGACGGCGCCGGCACCGCCGTCGTGACCGTGCCCGCCGAGGCGCGCCCCGGCCAGGCCATCCACCTGATAGTGGAGGGCACCGACACCGGTACGCCGCCGCTGACCCGCTACCAGCGCGTGGTGCTGGAGGTCGCCTGAGACCGGTGCGCGCCTCGACGCCCCAACCCGGCCGACGGCGTGGGCGTCCCGGCGCTCAGCGCCCGGTCGGCTCCACCACGAACGTCAAGCGCTGCTCACCCAGCTCCCCGGCACGGACACCGACCTGCACCGTCCCCGGCTCGGCGCCTGCGCGCACAATCGCCAGGGCCCTGCCGCGGTACAGCGGGGTGGTGGTCTCGTCATAGGAGGAGGCGGGTCGAGGGTCGGCCGAACCCAGGGCCGCCAGGCGTCCCGCGCCCGACACCTCCACACTCACCGGCGTGCCGCCGACCATGGCGACGTTCCCGCGCTCGTCCACCGCCTCCAGCTCCAGGAAGGCCAGGTCCTGGCCGCCGGCGCGGAGCCGACCGCGGTCGGCCCTCACCCGCAGGCGCAGCGCGCCGCGCTGAGCGGGCAGCGTGGCGCGGCCGACCTCGCGGTCGCCGACCCTGGCGACTGCGGTCAGGTCCTCCGGGCCGTAGGGGACGATGAAGCGGGCCACGCAGCCATGGGCGACGCCCGCCGGCCGCGTGCCCAGGGAGCGGTCACCCACGAACAGCTCCACCTGCGGCGCATAGGAGTACACCTCCACCTGCGCCCGCGTTCCGGCGGCGACCTCGGGCCACACCCACGACGGCACGGCGTCGGTTCCGCGCCAGGCCGCCTTATGCACCCGTCGGCCCGCCCTATCCAGGGGCCGCACGGCGATCTCCGGGTTCTTGGCCCGAGTCCACACGGTGCGCGCCAGCGCCATCGACCCGTCCGGGTGTCCGGTGATGTCGATGGCGCCGACACCGGCCGTCACATACGGGTAGGGCTTGTCGAATCCACCGGGCTCCTCGCCGTAGGTCCACAGCCCGATGCCGACCTCGCCCAGATAGTCCCAGCCGGTCCACATGAAGTCCCCGATCACATGATCCAGCTCCTCCACCAGGCGCCAGTTGCGCACGATCTCGTGCGGCATGGTCTCGCTGCCCACGATCACCCGCCCCGGATGCAGGACGGCGTCCTTGCGGTAGCGGGAGGCGGCGTAGTTGTAGCCGGCCACGTCCAGGGCGTCGAGCACGCCCGCGCTGGCACGGTCGGCCGCGCGCGTCGCCGCCGCCCGGGACATCAGCGAACCCATCCGGGACACCAGCAGGTTGTAGGCGGTGGACCCGAAGACGGACTGCCGCTTCGGACCGCCGGACTCGCCGCGCGCCCGCTCCTCGTCCTGCTTGCGCCGCTGCCCGGCCGCGTTGTTGTCCGCGACGAGGTCCCGTCCCCGGGCGGTCATCAGGTTGATCATGAGGTTGATGCCCGCCGTCGTCGGCCGGGTGGGGTCCAGGCGGTGCAGCCGGGAGACGATGCGGCGGGCCGTGCGGATGCCGCGCGGGGTGGCGGACTCGCCCACCTC
This genomic window contains:
- a CDS encoding DUF1593 domain-containing protein; protein product: MRKEAFPRTDWPRVVVTTDPELDDLNSMIRLLTHSAEIDLCGLVYAGSKFHYTGDPARGIASHRWPAPGARLHIDEAIDAYAQVEDTLRVHDPRFPTAAFLRSLVRMGNIAAEGEMDEVTPGSTLIADLLRDIALTPDGATGEGGALQDAARPLFIQAWGGISTFARALRTVEEELGGREDWPVLKQRVLDRVVLSSFGEQDSTLEGYIRPHWPGLEHREVATLTWGYTTRDVLLPADLELVGAQWTREHVSARGPLGAAYRVWGDGRRMAADFDPEDYFGQTGKTEAQLREEGYQVWIPVQEPGAFISEGDTSNFTLLIPNGLHSWEDATFGGWGGRQVPHPQLPDTLTSDMRFDLPGLPQPDYPQQVVDRAADGTTPPEYHMTRWWRALQHEFAARLAWSVTPRYEDANHPPAVVVEHPDGGSGLVRHVRPGEVVTLTATATDPDGDHVLLRWWAYPEAGPNPCPTPPRIRDDGAGTAVVTVPAEARPGQAIHLIVEGTDTGTPPLTRYQRVVLEVA
- a CDS encoding glycoside hydrolase family 2 TIM barrel-domain containing protein, whose translation is MSTTVLFDAGWQLRREPDGDAAARQTDAASDVPDAPGPWTAVDLPHDAMIHEPRSAATATTSGAGWFPGGTYRYRKSLHVPDDLGDDRLSLVFEGVYKNSTVLLDGVRVGGCRGGYTEFEVDLGSPAPGTQAVIEVLVDNSRQPSTRWYSGAGIYRHVWLRRTGPVRLTRGGTSLPVVCLEHSPTGTSATATARIEIDNPHAAAVTVTAVLTDDSGEAARGSVSTNGGVVELPLRVAAAHPWSDTDPHLYELTVTLTGANEAGDDVVLDAATTRTGLRTIEVDADRGLLVNGRPTALRGACIHHDSGILGAATFADAERRRVRILKKQGFNAIRSAHNPASRDLLAACDELGLYVMDELWDMWFQAKNPHDDASHFEQSWAGDAEALVRKDRLHPCVIMYSIGNEVGESATPRGIRTARRIVSRLHRLDPTRPTTAGINLMINLMTARGRDLVADNNAAGQRRKQDEERARGESGGPKRQSVFGSTAYNLLVSRMGSLMSRAAATRAADRASAGVLDALDVAGYNYAASRYRKDAVLHPGRVIVGSETMPHEIVRNWRLVEELDHVIGDFMWTGWDYLGEVGIGLWTYGEEPGGFDKPYPYVTAGVGAIDITGHPDGSMALARTVWTRAKNPEIAVRPLDRAGRRVHKAAWRGTDAVPSWVWPEVAAGTRAQVEVYSYAPQVELFVGDRSLGTRPAGVAHGCVARFIVPYGPEDLTAVARVGDREVGRATLPAQRGALRLRVRADRGRLRAGGQDLAFLELEAVDERGNVAMVGGTPVSVEVSGAGRLAALGSADPRPASSYDETTTPLYRGRALAIVRAGAEPGTVQVGVRAGELGEQRLTFVVEPTGR